Proteins encoded by one window of Desulfallas thermosapovorans DSM 6562:
- a CDS encoding TRAP transporter substrate-binding protein, with the protein MYGKLKNTVYLLLIIQLIVLLTGGCAKRVTDGEQVSPDQKIVIKFSHVVAENTPKGLAAERFASLVQQRTRGRVEVQVFPNSTLYADGEEMQALQSGAVQIIAPATSKLGDLYPGWQALDLPYAFKNLDEVHRAMDGPVGQKLAKSLDSKGFMVLAYWDNGFKQLTNNVRPITSPGDLKGLSFRVMINSPVLREQFNLFGATPVPMPFNDVYQGIERNLVHGQENTISNLYTKGFYRVQSYMTISDHGYMGYAVMVNKAYWYSLPEDIRRVMEETMAEVTRWERAKAAEMNETYLKQLKDSDNLTITELTPEQKEAWEAAFKPLYASFAGDIGLELINELQKHN; encoded by the coding sequence ATGTACGGTAAATTGAAAAACACGGTGTACTTGCTATTAATCATCCAATTAATTGTCTTATTAACCGGGGGGTGCGCAAAAAGAGTTACTGATGGTGAGCAGGTCAGCCCGGATCAAAAAATAGTTATTAAATTTTCACATGTGGTGGCGGAAAATACCCCCAAGGGACTGGCCGCCGAGCGATTTGCCAGTTTAGTTCAACAGCGCACCAGGGGCAGGGTTGAAGTGCAGGTTTTTCCCAATTCCACCCTTTACGCCGATGGGGAAGAAATGCAGGCTCTCCAGTCGGGAGCTGTGCAGATAATCGCCCCGGCTACATCCAAGCTGGGAGATTTATATCCCGGGTGGCAGGCCCTGGACTTGCCGTACGCCTTTAAAAATTTAGATGAGGTACACCGGGCCATGGACGGGCCAGTGGGCCAAAAGCTGGCCAAAAGCCTTGATAGTAAAGGGTTTATGGTTCTAGCCTATTGGGATAACGGTTTCAAACAGTTAACCAATAATGTAAGGCCGATAACCAGTCCCGGGGACCTGAAGGGTTTAAGTTTCAGAGTTATGATCAACAGCCCGGTGTTAAGGGAGCAATTTAATTTATTTGGCGCCACCCCGGTTCCCATGCCATTTAATGACGTTTATCAAGGTATAGAACGTAATCTTGTGCATGGCCAGGAAAATACCATTTCCAATTTATATACCAAGGGCTTTTACCGGGTGCAGAGTTACATGACCATATCGGACCACGGTTACATGGGCTATGCGGTCATGGTTAACAAGGCGTACTGGTATAGTTTACCGGAGGATATACGCCGGGTAATGGAAGAAACAATGGCTGAAGTTACCCGGTGGGAGCGGGCTAAGGCTGCGGAAATGAATGAAACATATCTCAAGCAATTAAAAGACTCTGATAATTTAACCATAACCGAATTGACCCCGGAACAAAAAGAGGCCTGGGAGGCCGCCTTTAAACCGCTATATGCCAGCTTTGCCGGTGACATTGGCTTGGAATTGATAAACGAGTTGCAAAAGCACAATTAA
- a CDS encoding TRAP transporter substrate-binding protein, with protein MINRFTKLLLCVLLTVAVAVATTACGGSNAQGGGDQEKIVVKFTHVVAESTPKGQAALKFEELLEEKSGGLFDVQVYPSSQLYGDKEEQEQLLANNVQLIAPSVTKLVTLNPSFQLVDMPFLFKDDAQAYRFFDGEAGKKLLNSLEPHGILGLAWWANGTKHFTNSKRPLKAPEDFKGLKFRTQSGGVLDDQFKALGAGSQTLAFSEVYQALDNGTVDGQENTFNNIDTQKYVEVQKYLTISNHGRLDYVVLTNTKFWNSLTPEQQEMFSEAMAEATAYERQLADELSAASFENIKQSGKVEIYELTEEDKAKFIEALQPLYEKYGAEVGQEYIDAARNS; from the coding sequence ATGATTAACAGGTTTACTAAATTGCTGCTATGTGTTTTATTGACTGTGGCGGTGGCTGTGGCGACCACGGCATGTGGCGGAAGCAATGCTCAAGGCGGCGGTGATCAGGAGAAAATTGTGGTTAAGTTCACCCACGTGGTGGCCGAATCAACTCCCAAGGGCCAGGCTGCACTGAAATTTGAAGAGCTTCTGGAAGAAAAGTCCGGTGGTTTATTTGATGTGCAGGTATACCCGTCATCCCAGCTTTATGGCGATAAGGAAGAACAGGAGCAATTGCTGGCCAATAATGTTCAGTTGATTGCCCCTTCCGTTACCAAGCTGGTCACTTTAAACCCCTCTTTCCAATTGGTTGATATGCCCTTTTTGTTTAAAGACGATGCCCAGGCCTACCGGTTTTTTGATGGCGAGGCCGGCAAGAAACTGCTCAATTCCCTTGAGCCCCACGGCATTCTTGGATTAGCCTGGTGGGCCAACGGAACCAAGCATTTTACCAATTCCAAACGGCCGCTGAAAGCGCCGGAGGATTTTAAAGGTTTGAAGTTCCGTACCCAGAGCGGTGGAGTGCTGGATGACCAGTTCAAGGCTTTGGGAGCAGGTTCCCAAACCCTGGCCTTTTCCGAGGTATACCAGGCTCTGGATAACGGAACCGTTGATGGCCAGGAAAATACCTTTAACAACATCGATACCCAGAAATATGTGGAAGTGCAAAAATATCTCACCATATCAAATCACGGGCGCCTGGATTACGTGGTGTTAACCAATACAAAATTCTGGAATTCATTAACCCCGGAGCAGCAGGAAATGTTTAGTGAGGCTATGGCTGAAGCAACGGCTTATGAACGCCAGTTGGCCGATGAATTGAGTGCCGCTTCTTTTGAAAACATTAAGCAGAGCGGCAAAGTGGAAATATACGAGCTAACCGAAGAGGATAAGGCTAAATTTATCGAAGCATTACAACCCTTGTATGAAAAATATGGTGCGGAAGTCGGTCAAGAGTATATTGACGCCGCCAGAAACTCGTAG
- a CDS encoding TRAP transporter small permease, translating into MDKLKRAYQIFEDFFAGGMLFIGLTMVFVNVVMRYFWGRPQSILDEFSVYFVVWGTLAGMAVALRNDNHIKVDLVYNFLPLSTKYKVSIFANALGLAFCIFYTYYGILLEANYLATGMRSADSRFPLWIVNLIIPISGVMFGIRFIDKLVMLLKDRGEDWKKKYRGEDEEYVNRPSV; encoded by the coding sequence ATGGACAAACTAAAACGTGCTTATCAAATTTTTGAAGACTTTTTTGCCGGTGGTATGTTATTTATCGGCCTGACCATGGTTTTTGTCAACGTTGTTATGAGATACTTTTGGGGGCGTCCCCAATCGATACTGGACGAATTTTCGGTATATTTTGTGGTCTGGGGCACTTTGGCCGGTATGGCCGTGGCTTTGAGGAACGATAATCATATTAAAGTTGACCTGGTGTATAATTTTCTACCACTATCTACTAAATACAAGGTAAGTATTTTTGCTAACGCTTTGGGACTGGCTTTTTGTATTTTTTATACCTATTACGGAATTTTGCTTGAAGCCAACTACCTGGCCACCGGTATGCGGTCAGCGGACAGTAGATTTCCATTATGGATCGTCAATTTGATTATTCCCATCAGCGGCGTAATGTTCGGTATCCGGTTTATTGATAAACTGGTTATGTTGCTCAAAGACCGTGGCGAAGACTGGAAGAAAAAATACCGGGGGGAGGATGAGGAATATGTCAACCGCCCTTCTGTTTAG
- a CDS encoding TRAP transporter large permease: protein MSTALLFSIFAGLFLLNVPIAISLATAALAVLYLTTDFTMHMMVQRMFASLLSPTLMAIPAFVFAGVLMSHGGISKYLISALRAWFGHLPGGLAVVTIMACAIFAAISGSSPATAAAIGAIMYPALVNGGYPKKYAMGLIAASGTLGILIPPSVTMVVFGVTAEESIGKLFMAGLIPGLILALILIICAVVYAKMQKLEMLEKASWEERWKSSLKALPGGFLPFFILGSIYAGVVTPTEAAVLSVFYTLVVSFFIYRELKIRDMRKIFVESINISSMIFLIIAAAMVFALFLTANQVPQQLAAWIAENNLNKYLFFLATNIMFFVMGTFLEAVSITLITLPLLLPMIHALDIDIMQFAVVMTVNMELAMITPPVGLNLFVVSAMAKERLEKVISGVVPFLIIMILALILFVLWPDVSTYIPRVLMD from the coding sequence ATGTCAACCGCCCTTCTGTTTAGTATTTTTGCGGGCTTATTTTTGCTCAATGTCCCCATCGCCATCAGCCTGGCCACTGCGGCGCTGGCAGTGCTGTACCTGACCACGGACTTTACCATGCACATGATGGTGCAAAGGATGTTTGCCTCGCTGCTTTCACCCACGCTGATGGCGATACCCGCCTTTGTATTCGCCGGTGTGCTGATGTCCCACGGAGGCATATCCAAGTATTTAATCAGTGCCCTGCGGGCCTGGTTCGGGCACCTGCCCGGCGGTTTGGCCGTGGTTACCATTATGGCCTGTGCCATATTTGCCGCCATTTCCGGTTCCAGCCCCGCCACCGCTGCGGCCATCGGTGCAATTATGTACCCGGCCCTGGTTAACGGCGGCTATCCCAAAAAGTATGCCATGGGGCTTATTGCGGCATCGGGAACCCTGGGTATACTCATCCCGCCCAGTGTGACCATGGTGGTTTTTGGGGTCACGGCAGAGGAGTCCATTGGTAAGCTGTTTATGGCCGGTTTAATACCGGGATTAATCCTTGCCCTTATCTTAATTATCTGTGCCGTGGTTTATGCCAAGATGCAAAAACTGGAAATGCTGGAGAAGGCCAGCTGGGAGGAAAGATGGAAGTCATCACTTAAGGCTTTGCCGGGGGGATTTTTGCCCTTCTTTATCCTGGGCAGTATATATGCCGGTGTGGTAACGCCCACCGAGGCAGCGGTACTTTCGGTTTTTTATACTTTAGTAGTTTCATTCTTTATTTATAGAGAATTAAAAATAAGGGATATGCGTAAGATCTTTGTGGAATCCATAAATATTTCATCAATGATTTTCTTAATTATTGCTGCGGCCATGGTGTTTGCATTGTTCCTTACCGCCAACCAGGTGCCCCAGCAACTGGCGGCCTGGATTGCGGAAAACAATTTAAACAAATACCTGTTTTTCCTGGCCACCAATATTATGTTCTTTGTGATGGGTACTTTTTTGGAGGCCGTTTCCATAACCTTGATTACCCTTCCTTTGCTGTTACCCATGATACACGCATTGGATATTGATATAATGCAATTTGCGGTGGTTATGACGGTAAACATGGAACTGGCTATGATTACCCCGCCGGTGGGATTGAACCTTTTTGTGGTTAGTGCCATGGCCAAAGAAAGGCTGGAAAAAGTAATATCAGGCGTGGTACCGTTTTTAATCATCATGATACTTGCTTTGATATTGTTCGTTTTATGGCCTGATGTTTCCACATATATACCCAGGGTGTTGATGGATTAG
- a CDS encoding DUF2680 domain-containing protein, whose amino-acid sequence MNKKIGVLLATLALATTLALPAFAGSTDDAKAWFEQHFAAKKAAVEQAVEAGRLTAQQGEAMQQHFDEMYRYHEQAGFTCPYGIPGQGQGLGRGGNGFGHGHGHGMGMGFGARWGMGFGATAQQQ is encoded by the coding sequence ATGAATAAAAAAATAGGCGTGTTGCTGGCAACACTAGCCCTGGCGACCACCTTAGCGTTGCCCGCCTTTGCAGGCAGTACAGATGACGCCAAAGCCTGGTTTGAACAGCATTTTGCCGCTAAAAAAGCAGCCGTGGAACAAGCTGTGGAAGCAGGTCGCCTGACCGCCCAGCAAGGGGAAGCCATGCAGCAGCACTTCGATGAAATGTACCGGTATCATGAACAGGCCGGGTTTACCTGCCCTTACGGAATCCCTGGGCAAGGACAGGGCTTGGGCCGCGGCGGTAACGGATTTGGCCACGGTCACGGCCACGGCATGGGTATGGGCTTCGGGGCCCGTTGGGGTATGGGCTTTGGTGCCACCGCACAGCAGCAGTAA
- a CDS encoding Rqc2 family fibronectin-binding protein, whose product MPFDGLFLYNVCHELNSKLCQGRIEKIYQPAREEIVLIISKPGKKYRLLVSANAQNARVHLTRQSSPNPTMPPMFCMLLRKHLEGGKIIGFHQPGLDRVLDIRVDCRDELGRPAVKSLLCEIMGRHSNIILVSKPDNTILDGIRRYGHAVSRHREVLPGQPYIPPPESHKINPLEATEEDFREAVMSGQLDDQLAVAMQKALDGLSIPTCRELVKLAGLNANMLLDHCGEHELRSLWQAWQPLATSAREDQLQAMLVCNSRGEPVDFFPLPAVADGKFSYTASRANEIADMFFSRKQALEVINKQRNLLLGIINKESKRIKKKLALQKKSVVEAEEADRYRLYGELLTANIYLLKRGMEEIELENYHDPEAKTIVIPLDKALSPSENAQYYYKKYNKANNTRKAAGKMARLSEEELQYLEGVKTSLDIAEDMDDLEEIRQELTKQGYIKKPAEQPGKKRAKDTKKQIKPLQYVSDDGFTVLVGKNNRQNDLLTLKTAEDSDIWLHTCKIPGSHVIIRTGGREVPEKTLLEAAALAAYYSRARESTNVPVDYTLRKYVKKPNGAKPGYVIYEKQRTVFVDPRPDAMQLV is encoded by the coding sequence ATGCCCTTTGACGGTCTTTTTTTATACAATGTGTGCCATGAACTCAATAGCAAATTGTGCCAGGGTCGTATAGAAAAAATTTACCAGCCCGCACGGGAAGAAATAGTGCTAATCATTAGCAAACCCGGTAAAAAATACCGTTTGCTTGTCAGTGCCAACGCCCAAAATGCCCGGGTGCATTTGACCCGGCAGTCATCCCCCAACCCCACCATGCCGCCCATGTTCTGCATGCTCCTGCGCAAACACCTGGAGGGCGGCAAGATAATTGGTTTCCACCAGCCCGGTTTGGACCGGGTACTGGATATCCGGGTGGATTGCCGAGACGAGCTGGGCCGCCCGGCGGTAAAGTCACTGCTCTGCGAAATTATGGGCCGGCACAGCAACATCATACTGGTATCAAAACCGGACAATACCATACTGGACGGCATCAGGCGGTACGGTCATGCCGTCAGCCGCCACCGGGAAGTTCTCCCCGGTCAACCCTATATACCACCGCCTGAATCCCATAAAATCAACCCGCTTGAGGCAACAGAAGAAGATTTCAGGGAAGCTGTTATGAGCGGCCAACTGGATGACCAGCTGGCCGTAGCCATGCAAAAAGCACTGGACGGGTTGAGCATACCTACCTGCCGGGAACTGGTCAAACTGGCCGGACTGAACGCCAACATGCTCCTGGATCACTGCGGGGAGCATGAACTGCGCAGCCTCTGGCAGGCCTGGCAGCCGCTGGCCACAAGCGCCCGGGAGGATCAATTACAGGCCATGCTGGTGTGCAATAGCCGGGGGGAACCCGTGGACTTTTTTCCACTGCCCGCAGTTGCGGATGGAAAGTTCAGCTACACAGCCAGCCGGGCCAATGAAATTGCAGACATGTTTTTCTCCCGTAAACAAGCCCTGGAGGTCATAAACAAACAAAGAAACTTACTGCTGGGGATAATTAATAAGGAATCCAAGCGGATAAAAAAGAAGCTGGCCCTGCAGAAAAAAAGCGTTGTCGAAGCGGAGGAGGCAGACCGCTATCGCTTGTACGGAGAATTGCTCACGGCAAATATTTACCTTTTGAAGCGGGGCATGGAAGAAATCGAGCTGGAAAATTATCATGATCCCGAGGCTAAAACCATAGTCATACCCCTTGATAAGGCGCTTTCTCCCTCGGAAAATGCCCAGTATTATTATAAAAAGTACAACAAAGCCAACAATACCAGAAAAGCAGCCGGTAAAATGGCCCGGCTCAGCGAAGAGGAATTGCAGTACCTGGAAGGCGTAAAAACATCCCTGGATATAGCTGAGGATATGGACGATCTGGAGGAAATTAGACAGGAATTAACCAAGCAGGGTTATATCAAAAAACCGGCCGAACAACCCGGAAAAAAACGCGCCAAAGACACCAAAAAACAAATTAAACCGCTGCAATATGTTTCCGATGACGGTTTTACCGTGCTGGTTGGTAAAAATAACCGTCAAAATGACCTGCTAACCCTGAAAACGGCTGAAGACAGCGATATTTGGCTGCATACTTGCAAAATTCCCGGTTCGCACGTCATTATCCGCACCGGCGGTCGGGAGGTACCGGAAAAAACGCTGCTAGAGGCAGCCGCCCTGGCAGCATACTACAGCCGGGCCAGGGAATCCACCAATGTGCCTGTGGATTACACTTTGCGCAAGTACGTAAAAAAACCTAACGGAGCAAAACCCGGATATGTTATTTATGAAAAGCAAAGAACAGTTTTCGTTGACCCGCGCCCCGATGCCATGCAGTTAGTATGA